GGAACTCCCACGTTAATGTGAAGGTCACTTGCCTTCATTTCCACAATCTGCGTCAGAAGCTCTCGTAGACTCTGCATAGCTTTTCCCCCAAAATAAAGCGCCCTAACGCGCTAAAATCACTGCTATTTTTGATTATTCTAGCACAAAAGTGCTTGAAGAAAAGATATTTCCCGGAGAAGAAGGACTTTTTTCTGATCAGCGAGAGTTGCGATGATTGACTCTAGGCTATCAGGCTGTTATCATTAGGTTTCGTAGGGGGGGGAAGGAAATGGAAGCCAAAAAGGATACACACGGCAATATTACTCGGCTTTCTGACGTGTGGAAAGAGGGAGAAAGCGTTTCTCCTTCTCAATCTGCATCTGCTCCAGATTCCGATCCTCCAGCCCAGAAACCGCCACAAAGTGACCCAAAACCAGAACAGAGCCAGGAAAGCCAATCTCCTACACCTTCTTCCCCCCATCACGCTGAGCCTTCTGTTTCTTCATCTGAACTTCCAGATCAACAGTCTTCATCTTCCAGTACAAAAGAAGAGGCTAAGATTCCTTTTGATCACGTGCAAAATAGCAATGATATCGGAGCTCTTCTCGTCAGCGAAGGTATTATTAGTGTTGATCAGCTTGCGGTTGCTAAAGAGAGTCAAAAAAATCTGGGAGAAAACCTAGGAAGTATTTTGGTGAAAAAGGGTTTTGTATCTCAGGATATCCTTGCTGAATTTATTTTGAATCGCCTTGCTATTGATCATAGCGATCTTGAAAAAATCACTCTCGATCCCGACATGGTTCGTTTAGTTCCGGTGAGTATTGCCCATAAATATCACTTTATGCCTCTTTCCAAAACAGATGATACTTTGTTGGTAGCGGTTTCGGATCCATTTGGTATTTTTTATATTGATGAAATTCATTTTGCCTTGAAGTTCAAAGTGAAATTCACTTTTGCCGAAGCTATTCAAATTGAAAAAGCACTTAAGGAAAGTTATCGCCTCATAGAGCAAAGAACATCTGGAAAAGAACAGCAAGACGATGTTGTGGTGGTGCAATATGGCGAAAAGGAAAAGGGCGAAGAAGCGCAAAAGTTAAGAGAAATGGCTTCGGGTGCGCAGGTGATTGCCGAAGTAAATCGCATCATCAAAAATGCTGTTGTTGAAGGAGCTAGTGATATTCACATTGAGCCGATGGAAAATTTGGTAAAAGTGAGAACTCGTATTGATGGTGTGCTTGAAGAGAGAATGATTTTGCAAAAAAATATGAGCCTACCTTTGGTTTCTCGTATCAAAGTTATTTCGGAGATGGACATTGCGGAACGTCGTGTTCCACAGGATGGTCGCGTCAGGCTTAAGGTTGCGGGTAAGCAAGTTGATCTTCGTATTTCTACTTACCCTACGATGCATGGTGAAAAAGTGGTTATGCGTTTGCTTGGTCAAGGTGATGTGATTACCCTTCAAGCTCTTGGTTTTTCTCCGCACGAACAGAAAAAATTTGGTGAGCTCATTGAAAAACCGTACGGGATTTTACTTGTAACTGGTCCAACAGGTTCTGGTAAAACAACAACACTTTATTCGGCGCTTCAACGTTTAAACTCCCAAGACAAAAATATTGTTTCTATCGAAGATCCTATTGAGAATGAAATGCCGGGTGTGAATCAGGCTCAGGTAAATACAAAAGCAGGAATGACCTTTGCTACCGCGCTGAAATCTATTCTTCGTCAGGATCCCGATGTGATTATGCTGGGTGAGATTCGTGATGCAGAAACTGCAGACATTGCAGTGAGATCAGCTATTACGGGTCACATGGTTTTTTCTACACTGCACACGAATACTGCAGTTGGTGCCATTACGCGCTTGGGGGATT
This genomic interval from Deltaproteobacteria bacterium CG11_big_fil_rev_8_21_14_0_20_42_23 contains the following:
- a CDS encoding type II secretion system protein GspE; its protein translation is MEAKKDTHGNITRLSDVWKEGESVSPSQSASAPDSDPPAQKPPQSDPKPEQSQESQSPTPSSPHHAEPSVSSSELPDQQSSSSSTKEEAKIPFDHVQNSNDIGALLVSEGIISVDQLAVAKESQKNLGENLGSILVKKGFVSQDILAEFILNRLAIDHSDLEKITLDPDMVRLVPVSIAHKYHFMPLSKTDDTLLVAVSDPFGIFYIDEIHFALKFKVKFTFAEAIQIEKALKESYRLIEQRTSGKEQQDDVVVVQYGEKEKGEEAQKLREMASGAQVIAEVNRIIKNAVVEGASDIHIEPMENLVKVRTRIDGVLEERMILQKNMSLPLVSRIKVISEMDIAERRVPQDGRVRLKVAGKQVDLRISTYPTMHGEKVVMRLLGQGDVITLQALGFSPHEQKKFGELIEKPYGILLVTGPTGSGKTTTLYSALQRLNSQDKNIVSIEDPIENEMPGVNQAQVNTKAGMTFATALKSILRQDPDVIMLGEIRDAETADIAVRSAITGHMVFSTLHTNTAVGAITRLGDLGIERFIISSALIGVIAQRLVRKICPHCKQSVKAETNKLDRLGVHFDHDLFVFEGKGCKQCRMTGYSGRMGIFDFVIVNQEIRMAIEKGAKEEEIIALARKEGSKGLRQRGVELVLAGETTVDEVLRVTELD